CTCCATGGGGATGTTGCCATGAAGATTATTATGGGAAAGATCAAGAAACATCATCGATCCATTATGGTTAAATGTTGGCTCAGTGATTCCTttgtaaaccctagtgaaattaCATGGATGTCGCTTTGACATCCTACCCAGATCGTCTTCTCGAATCCCACCAAATTCCAGTAAATTTCCGGCACCATGGCATTGGCTGCTCCCATCGTTCTTTATGTAAACATATGGTTTTCCGGTGAGATAAGCATCAGCAATTTGGCCGGATTGTTTGAACAAATCAGGTGGGATTGTCCCGGATAATTCATTGGTGTTGAGATCTAACCAAATTAAGCTCTTACAATCGCCAAGTTCTGACGGAATATTGCCTgagaaggagttgttcccgagcTTTAGAATGGCTAGATTTGATAAACTACCAAGGGACGCCGGAATCTCGCCGGATAATTTATTGTTTGAAAGAGAAATCCAGTTGAGATTGGTGCAGTTGCTCAATGTCGGTGGGATTGACCCAATTAAATAATTGAAATCAAGAATGAGATTCTGGAGAGGTTGAATGTACATGAGTTCTTGTGGGATTTCACCTTCCAATTCGTTGAACCAGATAATCAAATCTTGAAGCTTTGATAAATACCTGAAACTTGAAGGGATTTCTCCGGTGAGATAATTGAAGCTCAGGTCAAGAGAAACCAGTTGAGAACAGTTGCTGAGAGTTGAAGGTATTGGACTCGTGAACCAATTGTTTTGAAGGTACAACTCCTTTAAACTTGTAGTTGTACCTTGACATAATCCAGAAGGGATTCCGCCGGAGATTTTGTTGGAACTCAAATCTAAAGTCTCCAAATTGGTCATTTTTGAGAAAGATTCCGGCAAGAAACCGATGAAATGATTGAAAGATAACACCAGTGTCTTCAAGTTACTAATTTCCAAAACGGTTTCAATGGGTAGCTCACCGGAGAAATTATTTCGGGAGAAATCAAGTAGTTGAAGCGAAGAACATGATTTTAAGCCGTCGGGAACGGCGCCGGAAAGGTTGTTACCGGAAACATTCAGTTCAACGAGCATTGGGCATAGATTGAGGAGGTGTGGAGGAACCCTACCTTGGAAATGATTGGTGGCGAGATACAGAAACTGGAGGCTCCCGTCCACCGGAAAAGATGGTATCTCGCCGGCGAACTGGTTCTGAGTGAGATTAAGGAAGCTGAGACGCTTGCAAGACGATAAAGAACCAGATATGTCACCGGAAAACTTGTTGGATGATAAATCTAGATACTGTAAACTCGAGCAATCACGAAATGAAAGAAACCCAGATGAGAAATTGTTTGCAGACAGATCTAAGTACTCTAAGTTGGGGCAATCGAACTCCGGCAACTCTCCGGCGACTTTGTTTCCTTTTATTGACAAATGTCGAAGCTCCCCACACCCATTTGATAGGATCCACTGGACAACATTTGGTTTCCCCCATGAAATCCGATTGTAAGAAAGATCAATAACCTGAATAGAAAGCCCAATCGGTTTCAACTCGCCATTGAAATCGATCGAGTTTCTTGACAAGTTCAGAGAGCTGAGCTTCGGGCACGCCGTCAACAAGGTAGCCTCGGAAAACGAGCCTGAAACACCATTTTCAGCCAAATCCATGGCGACGAGATCTCGACTACACTGAGATCTCGAACTCCAAACCAAAGAACCAGTAAGATTACAGTTCTTAAGAACCAAGGTTTCAAGATTTGGAAGTGTCATCAAATTCGAAGAAACTAAACGGAAATCGGAGCTCAAATCAGTCCCACTAAGATCTATAGACGAAACTCTCGAGTCTTTGCACGAAACGCCACTGAAATTGCACGGGTGGTTTCCAGACAGCCAATTCGTCAAAAGATTTGGCTTTTTAAGCAAAGATTTGAACGATAAGAGCTGGTGAGATTCATCAACGTCACCATGAACacaaactagagagagaaacaagataaaaacaaaactaaatcTGTTAAAGCTATAAACTTGCATCATCTTCAGGTTGCAGTTTGTTACATGTTGGGTGTTCTTGATTATCAGAAGATTAACAGTATAAGTGATCAACTTCCATTATTTCAATTTGCACAAAGCACCAATagctttagagagagaaaataggattgggttttagagagagagagagaga
The genomic region above belongs to Lactuca sativa cultivar Salinas chromosome 4, Lsat_Salinas_v11, whole genome shotgun sequence and contains:
- the LOC111882481 gene encoding systemin receptor SR160 — its product is MMQVYSFNRFSFVFILFLSLVCVHGDVDESHQLLSFKSLLKKPNLLTNWLSGNHPCNFSGVSCKDSRVSSIDLSGTDLSSDFRLVSSNLMTLPNLETLVLKNCNLTGSLVWSSRSQCSRDLVAMDLAENGVSGSFSEATLLTACPKLSSLNLSRNSIDFNGELKPIGLSIQVIDLSYNRISWGKPNVVQWILSNGCGELRHLSIKGNKVAGELPEFDCPNLEYLDLSANNFSSGFLSFRDCSSLQYLDLSSNKFSGDISGSLSSCKRLSFLNLTQNQFAGEIPSFPVDGSLQFLYLATNHFQGRVPPHLLNLCPMLVELNVSGNNLSGAVPDGLKSCSSLQLLDFSRNNFSGELPIETVLEISNLKTLVLSFNHFIGFLPESFSKMTNLETLDLSSNKISGGIPSGLCQGTTTSLKELYLQNNWFTSPIPSTLSNCSQLVSLDLSFNYLTGEIPSSFRYLSKLQDLIIWFNELEGEIPQELMYIQPLQNLILDFNYLIGSIPPTLSNCTNLNWISLSNNKLSGEIPASLGSLSNLAILKLGNNSFSGNIPSELGDCKSLIWLDLNTNELSGTIPPDLFKQSGQIADAYLTGKPYVYIKNDGSSQCHGAGNLLEFGGIREDDLGRMSKRHPCNFTRVYKGITEPTFNHNGSMMFLDLSHNNLHGNIPMELGAMFYLFILNLGHNNLTGSIPQALGSLKNVAILDLSYNYLNGSIPNSLTSLTLLGEVDLSNNNLSGLIPESTPFDTFPQKSFLNNSGLCGYPLPKCKQPLAAGSGGRNRRQVSLAGSIAMGLSFSIFCIFAVAMVGVEIKKHLQKSARDSDSATEGGGNSLSGGQRSGAWRLTTNREALSISLAAFEKPLKKLTFADLLAATNGFHDETLIGSGGFGDVYRAELKDGTTVAIKKLINVSGQGDREFMAEMETIGKIKHRNLVPLLGYCKVRDERLLVYEYMKFGSLDMVLQNRSKTRIKLDWPTRRKIAIGSARGLAFLHHNCNPHIIHRDMKSSNVLLDENLEARVSDFGMARHMSAMDTHLSVSTLAGTPGYVPPEYYQSFRCSTRGDVYSFGVVLLELLTGKQPTDSPDFGDNNNLVGWVKQHAKLKLSDVFDPDLLREDPGLEIELLQHLGVACACLEDRPWKRPTMIQVMAMFKEIQAGSTVSMDGGSFSVEMTIKEDGELSTQ